In one Chloroflexota bacterium genomic region, the following are encoded:
- a CDS encoding ABC transporter ATP-binding protein, whose translation MDEVLVLRRVGVEFRVEDDRISAVADVSLRINRGEIFGLVGESGCGKSTLALAIMGLLPSTAAVKGQITFLGRDLVGLGERELRALRGDRMSMIFQDPLTALDPTYGIGDQVAETIRAHRRTDRSGARDRALELLREVGIPSAEERYAEPPHRFSGGMRQRVVVATALANEPALLIADEPTTALDVTIQAQIIELIKVLRERHRTTVVLITHDLGVIAQTCDRVGVMYAGQLVEIAPVAQIFASPRHPYTQALIGALPTRAQARGSLHVIDGQVPELSAPPAGCRFSPRCPVRRDECDHVPPLAIASPDHAIACWNDLATRAAAEMTGQASEAAR comes from the coding sequence TTGGACGAGGTCCTGGTCCTCCGCCGCGTCGGCGTCGAGTTCCGGGTCGAGGACGACCGAATCTCGGCCGTGGCCGACGTGTCACTGCGGATCAACCGTGGTGAGATCTTCGGTCTCGTCGGCGAATCTGGTTGCGGCAAGTCGACCCTCGCATTGGCGATCATGGGGCTCCTGCCGAGTACCGCTGCCGTCAAAGGGCAGATCACCTTTCTCGGCCGCGACCTCGTCGGTCTCGGTGAGAGGGAGCTACGAGCACTGCGTGGCGACCGGATGAGCATGATCTTCCAGGACCCGCTCACCGCGCTCGACCCGACCTACGGGATCGGCGACCAGGTGGCGGAGACGATCCGCGCTCACCGAAGGACCGATCGGTCTGGCGCCCGCGATCGGGCTCTCGAGCTTCTGCGAGAGGTCGGAATCCCATCGGCCGAGGAGCGCTACGCGGAGCCACCGCACCGGTTCTCCGGCGGCATGCGTCAGCGCGTCGTCGTCGCGACGGCCCTCGCCAACGAGCCAGCTCTGCTCATCGCCGACGAGCCCACGACGGCCCTCGACGTGACGATCCAGGCCCAGATCATCGAACTGATCAAGGTACTCCGTGAGCGCCACCGGACCACGGTCGTCCTCATCACGCATGACTTGGGCGTCATCGCGCAGACCTGCGACCGGGTCGGTGTCATGTACGCCGGCCAGCTTGTCGAGATTGCTCCAGTAGCCCAGATCTTCGCCTCCCCTCGTCACCCGTACACTCAGGCGCTCATCGGCGCGCTCCCGACCAGGGCGCAGGCGCGCGGCTCGCTGCACGTCATCGACGGACAGGTGCCAGAGCTGTCCGCGCCGCCGGCCGGATGCCGCTTCTCGCCCCGTTGCCCCGTCCGGCGCGACGAGTGCGATCACGTACCGCCTCTCGCCATCGCCTCACCAGACCATGCGATCGCGTGCTGGAATGATCTGGCGACCCGCGCCGCAGCGGAGATGACCGGCCAGGCCTCTGAGGCGGCCCGATGA
- a CDS encoding alpha/beta fold hydrolase produces the protein MPVATVNDIEINYRLEGDGPETIVMVNGLADDLESWAYQTEDFLAAGHRVLRFDNRGAGQTSKPPGPYTTRLFAEDTKALVDHLRIGSFHLLGTSMGGMIAQEYAIAYGSDLKSLVLSSTYAAPGPFCGRMFAMWADLAPVLGVSFVMRDVTLWAFTVPFFESREAELGEFEIAMADLAQPLDAYLAQLSSIRTHDTNGRLNRISVPTLVIAGAEDILIPVELSRRLHEAIDGAEWATTPGGHASIWEHPKPFNESVLAFIARHR, from the coding sequence ATGCCAGTCGCCACTGTTAACGACATCGAGATCAACTATCGCCTCGAAGGGGACGGCCCTGAGACGATCGTCATGGTCAACGGCCTGGCCGATGACCTTGAGTCGTGGGCCTATCAGACCGAAGACTTCCTGGCCGCCGGCCACCGAGTCCTTCGGTTCGACAACCGCGGCGCTGGCCAGACGAGCAAGCCTCCCGGCCCATACACGACCCGGCTCTTTGCCGAGGATACGAAGGCGCTCGTCGACCATCTTCGAATCGGCAGTTTCCACCTACTCGGCACCAGCATGGGCGGGATGATCGCCCAGGAATACGCGATCGCGTATGGCTCGGATCTCAAGAGCCTCGTCCTCAGCTCGACCTACGCGGCACCTGGTCCGTTCTGCGGTCGGATGTTCGCGATGTGGGCGGATCTCGCGCCCGTACTCGGCGTGTCGTTCGTCATGCGCGACGTGACCCTCTGGGCGTTTACGGTGCCGTTTTTCGAGAGCCGGGAGGCCGAGCTCGGGGAATTCGAGATAGCGATGGCCGACCTCGCGCAACCGCTCGACGCGTATCTCGCCCAGCTGAGCTCGATTCGAACCCACGACACGAACGGTCGGCTCAACCGAATCTCGGTACCAACGCTCGTTATCGCCGGCGCGGAAGACATCCTCATCCCGGTCGAACTCTCGCGCCGGCTGCACGAAGCCATCGATGGGGCGGAGTGGGCGACGACGCCCGGGGGCCACGCCTCGATCTGGGAGCACCCGAAGCCATTCAACGAATCCGTTCTCGCGTTCATCGCCCGACACCGCTGA
- a CDS encoding ABC transporter ATP-binding protein: protein MNGALLEVRGLVKHFPVRGALLGRSTVVHALDGVDLIVAPGELVAIVGESGSGKTTLARCVLGLTAVTDGEIWFHGADVTRLRGADRREFRRRVQPIFQDPYASLDPRWPISRTIREPLDAFKIGRPAERETRVATLLDRVGLSRRLAARRPHELSGGQRQRVGIAAALALEPELIIADEPVSALDVSVQAQILNLLAELQRDLGLALVLITHNLAVVEHVCDRAAVLYLGRLAEEGPTDALFARAEHPYTQALIAAIPYPDPGRRVTAARINGEIPSPINPPTGCRFHPRCPVAIERCRTEVPELTAFGLRHRAACHVARVRADSACGSEAGDPVVHAATSH, encoded by the coding sequence ATGAACGGCGCGCTGCTCGAAGTCCGCGGACTCGTCAAGCACTTCCCTGTTCGCGGTGCGCTCCTGGGTCGGTCGACGGTCGTCCACGCCCTTGATGGTGTGGATCTGATCGTAGCTCCGGGTGAGCTCGTCGCGATCGTCGGGGAGTCCGGATCCGGCAAGACGACGCTCGCCCGCTGTGTCCTCGGTTTGACGGCCGTGACGGACGGCGAGATCTGGTTTCATGGCGCGGACGTCACCCGCCTGCGCGGCGCCGACAGGCGCGAGTTCCGCCGACGAGTCCAGCCGATCTTCCAGGACCCGTATGCCTCGCTCGACCCGCGCTGGCCGATCTCTCGGACGATCCGCGAGCCGCTTGACGCGTTCAAGATCGGCCGGCCTGCCGAGCGCGAGACGCGGGTCGCGACGCTTCTCGACCGGGTTGGCTTGTCGCGCCGGCTCGCCGCCCGGCGACCCCACGAGCTGTCGGGCGGCCAGCGTCAGCGTGTCGGAATCGCGGCAGCGCTCGCCCTGGAGCCCGAGCTCATCATCGCCGATGAGCCGGTGTCGGCCCTCGATGTCTCGGTTCAGGCGCAGATCCTCAACCTGCTCGCCGAACTCCAGCGCGATCTTGGGCTGGCCCTTGTCCTGATCACCCATAACCTCGCGGTCGTCGAGCACGTCTGCGATCGGGCGGCGGTCCTCTACCTCGGTCGGCTGGCTGAGGAGGGCCCGACCGACGCGCTTTTCGCCCGGGCCGAGCACCCATACACGCAGGCGTTGATCGCCGCGATCCCGTACCCGGACCCGGGACGCCGGGTGACCGCAGCCCGCATCAACGGCGAGATCCCGAGTCCGATCAACCCACCGACCGGTTGCCGGTTCCACCCTCGTTGTCCGGTCGCCATCGAGCGCTGCCGGACCGAGGTGCCGGAGCTCACCGCCTTCGGCCTTCGGCACCGCGCGGCCTGCCACGTCGCTCGCGTCCGGGCTGACTCGGCCTGCGGGTCGGAAGCGGGCGATCCAGTCGTCCACGCAGCGACCAGCCACTGA